The following proteins are co-located in the Hyalangium minutum genome:
- a CDS encoding 3-oxoacyl-ACP synthase III family protein yields the protein MIVLEPRLGVKVLGHGRSWPGERPVSNAELLALDPEQQGRSPEALEALGRKLASRLGFSQRYLARMPRFDGAAPPPSEETSELLSLKAVRQALGVSGGSEVQAFIHGTTTTSRYTGSQAAAILGRLDSHASAWELKAGCSTSLASLHLAVALLGSGYRNVMVSCAETLSKVMNPELKETWFILADGGAALWLRREDASPDFEIRQCLYATDGMLVDLYTTPGKLPPDRETLAQGGYFMAGDGTRLREEALRRYKEMLRALFPEGRGLERIRWVVAHQINRKLIEQVCQESGLTGRLVWSADRFGNIGGASVLFSLSEALEQGLFEPGDEVLLMSVGGGLSYAMQHWVKC from the coding sequence GTGATCGTTCTCGAGCCACGCCTGGGCGTGAAGGTGCTGGGGCATGGACGCTCCTGGCCCGGAGAGCGGCCCGTGTCCAACGCCGAGCTGCTCGCTTTGGATCCCGAGCAGCAGGGGCGGTCCCCCGAGGCGCTGGAGGCCCTCGGCCGGAAGCTGGCGTCGCGGCTGGGCTTCAGCCAGCGGTACCTCGCGCGGATGCCTCGCTTTGATGGAGCGGCCCCTCCGCCGAGCGAGGAGACCAGTGAGCTGCTGTCGCTGAAGGCTGTGCGGCAGGCGCTCGGGGTGAGTGGTGGCTCCGAGGTGCAGGCCTTCATCCATGGCACGACGACCACGAGCCGCTACACGGGCTCGCAGGCTGCGGCCATCCTGGGACGGTTGGACAGCCATGCTTCTGCTTGGGAGCTGAAGGCGGGCTGCTCCACCTCGCTGGCCAGCCTGCATCTGGCGGTGGCGCTGCTGGGCAGCGGCTACCGCAACGTGATGGTGAGCTGCGCGGAGACGCTCTCCAAGGTGATGAACCCGGAGCTCAAGGAGACCTGGTTCATCCTCGCGGACGGAGGCGCGGCGCTGTGGCTGCGGCGAGAGGATGCCTCGCCCGACTTCGAGATCCGCCAGTGCCTCTACGCCACCGACGGCATGCTGGTGGACCTGTACACCACGCCGGGGAAGCTGCCTCCGGACAGGGAGACGCTGGCGCAGGGCGGCTACTTCATGGCGGGGGATGGCACGCGGCTCCGGGAGGAGGCCCTGCGGCGCTACAAGGAGATGCTGCGGGCGCTGTTCCCCGAGGGGCGCGGCCTGGAGCGCATCCGCTGGGTGGTGGCCCACCAGATCAACCGGAAGCTCATCGAGCAGGTCTGCCAGGAGAGCGGTCTGACGGGGCGCCTCGTCTGGAGCGCGGACCGCTTCGGCAACATCGGCGGCGCTTCCGTCCTGTTCTCGCTGTCCGAGGCGCTGGAGCAGGGCCTGTTCGAGCCTGGAGACGAGGTGCTGCTGATGAGCGTGGGCGGCGGCCTGTCCTACGCCATGCAGCACTGGGTGAAGTGCTGA
- a CDS encoding SDR family NAD(P)-dependent oxidoreductase: protein MRVLVTGGGSDIGRSIVRRRLSLGDEVFVTASSEESLAETLARYKAEGLEPRGLVLDLSAPAVSEPALAPVLAGGLQGLVLNAWTRRPPLHRFHELPQEALEADVQANLMGNLWLLRRVLPSMVEARYGRIVFISSVSTVNGTGRYGAYVLCKSALEGLVRNLAVDYGALNILSNTVRLGIYKTTRTKKYWSRPNYVERMGGVIPQGTLGEPEHVGEVLDPLLSAHQYINGAVLDVTGGLPMFRMEGVLRP from the coding sequence ATGAGGGTACTCGTCACGGGCGGCGGCTCGGACATTGGCCGCTCCATCGTGCGCCGCCGGCTCTCGCTGGGTGATGAGGTGTTCGTTACGGCCTCCTCCGAGGAGTCTCTTGCCGAGACGTTGGCCCGGTACAAGGCGGAGGGGCTGGAGCCTCGTGGCCTGGTGCTGGACCTGTCTGCTCCGGCTGTGAGCGAGCCGGCCCTGGCCCCGGTGCTCGCGGGAGGGCTCCAGGGGCTCGTGCTGAACGCGTGGACGCGGCGGCCACCGCTGCACCGCTTCCACGAGCTGCCTCAAGAGGCGCTCGAGGCGGACGTCCAGGCCAACTTGATGGGGAACCTCTGGCTGCTGCGCCGCGTGCTGCCGTCCATGGTGGAGGCTCGGTACGGGCGCATCGTCTTCATCTCCAGCGTCTCGACGGTCAACGGGACTGGGCGCTACGGCGCCTACGTGCTGTGCAAGTCCGCGCTGGAGGGGTTGGTGCGCAACCTCGCGGTGGACTACGGCGCGCTCAACATCCTGTCCAACACCGTCCGGCTGGGCATCTACAAGACGACGCGGACGAAGAAGTACTGGTCCCGGCCGAACTACGTGGAGCGGATGGGCGGAGTCATCCCCCAAGGCACGCTGGGCGAGCCCGAGCACGTGGGCGAGGTGCTCGATCCCCTGCTATCCGCGCACCAGTACATCAATGGAGCAGTGCTCGACGTCACAGGTGGTCTGCCGATGTTCCGGATGGAAGGAGTGTTGCGTCCATGA
- a CDS encoding acyl carrier protein — MTERVEQAMELFERISKALRAAGMAELPTSPSEELSLYGMDSLMMVLSVAALEKEFSLRISGHEFSEEYFRDLDALAGWMRRLGAS; from the coding sequence ATGACGGAAAGGGTGGAGCAAGCGATGGAACTGTTCGAGCGGATCAGCAAGGCGCTGCGCGCTGCGGGCATGGCGGAGCTGCCGACCAGCCCGTCCGAGGAGCTGTCCTTGTATGGGATGGACAGCCTGATGATGGTGCTCTCCGTGGCGGCTTTGGAGAAGGAGTTCTCGCTGCGCATCTCCGGCCACGAGTTCTCCGAGGAGTACTTCCGGGACCTCGATGCGCTGGCAGGCTGGATGCGGAGGCTGGGCGCGTCATGA
- a CDS encoding class I adenylate-forming enzyme family protein, translating into MYAFTQAGTTTALTVGGEALSFHELRREVEARKQRLSGLPPGIAILRANRSWKFIANFLALYEAGLPQAVFAPEWTPSEAEMRRRTLGCCFELDEDLGASWQSASSSPQHHPDTSLVLFTSGSTGAPRAVQLSRWNIEANVAAVLKSLDFSTARTQTLFLPLSYSFGLLGQLLPALAIGLHTELLGNLVELKARLEEARPIGMISGVPSHYEALLRLLGSGSTLGKGVTHVVSAGAAMPLPLRQRLLQAFPSSRIYTNYGQTELSPRVLCLRSDHPAFLSSATGFPVGNLSVKLTAQGELCVRGDQVMLGYLGASEATREKVQDGWLHTGDVAELSPDGLVTILGRNDELLKVGGERLSPFEIEAALRELPGVEEAAVWGREDPLYGTTLTAFLQFRSGAPCPPKRELRQALRERLSVHKVPADFYRVSQLPRTANGKLQRHRLAECVRPEHRID; encoded by the coding sequence GTGTACGCCTTCACCCAGGCCGGCACCACGACGGCCCTCACCGTGGGAGGCGAGGCCCTCTCCTTCCACGAGCTGCGGCGCGAAGTCGAGGCACGCAAGCAGCGCCTATCGGGCCTGCCACCAGGGATCGCCATCCTCCGGGCGAACCGAAGCTGGAAGTTCATCGCCAACTTCCTCGCCTTGTACGAGGCGGGCCTCCCTCAGGCGGTCTTCGCTCCTGAGTGGACCCCCTCGGAGGCGGAGATGCGCCGGCGGACGCTCGGGTGCTGCTTCGAGCTGGATGAGGACCTGGGCGCCAGCTGGCAGAGCGCGTCATCCTCGCCTCAGCACCACCCGGACACCTCACTGGTGCTGTTCACGTCGGGCAGCACGGGGGCTCCTCGTGCCGTGCAGCTCTCTCGCTGGAACATCGAGGCGAATGTCGCTGCCGTCCTGAAGTCCTTGGACTTCTCCACGGCGCGCACGCAGACCCTGTTCCTCCCGCTCTCATACTCCTTTGGGCTGCTGGGCCAGCTCCTGCCCGCGCTGGCGATAGGCCTGCACACGGAGCTACTCGGCAACCTCGTGGAACTCAAGGCCCGGCTCGAAGAGGCACGGCCCATCGGCATGATCAGCGGCGTGCCCTCACACTATGAAGCGCTGCTGCGCCTGCTCGGGTCCGGGTCCACGCTGGGAAAGGGTGTCACCCACGTGGTCTCAGCGGGCGCGGCGATGCCCCTGCCCCTGCGTCAGCGCCTGCTCCAGGCGTTCCCTTCGAGCCGCATCTACACGAACTACGGCCAGACGGAGCTGTCCCCGCGAGTCCTCTGCCTGCGCAGCGACCACCCGGCCTTCTTGAGCAGCGCCACGGGCTTTCCCGTGGGCAATCTCTCCGTGAAGCTCACCGCCCAGGGAGAGCTGTGCGTGCGCGGGGATCAAGTGATGCTGGGCTACCTCGGTGCTTCCGAGGCCACGCGCGAGAAGGTCCAGGACGGCTGGCTCCATACCGGGGACGTGGCGGAGCTGAGTCCCGATGGACTGGTGACAATCCTGGGGCGCAACGACGAGCTGCTCAAGGTGGGCGGCGAGCGCCTGAGTCCCTTCGAGATCGAGGCGGCCCTGCGCGAACTCCCGGGCGTCGAGGAGGCCGCCGTGTGGGGACGGGAGGACCCGCTGTACGGGACCACCCTCACGGCCTTCCTGCAGTTCCGCTCGGGAGCACCCTGCCCTCCCAAGCGCGAGCTGCGCCAGGCGCTGCGTGAGCGCCTGTCCGTGCACAAGGTCCCGGCCGACTTCTACCGGGTGAGCCAGCTTCCCAGGACGGCGAACGGGAAGCTGCAGCGCCACCGGCTCGCGGAGTGCGTGCGGCCCGAGCACCGCATCGACTGA
- a CDS encoding ketoacyl-ACP synthase III, which translates to MSFMRPAEPVYLLGPKAWLPERVVTNQDVLDWMGTRARPSWITHRTGVEQRHWVEDSQACSDIAAAAATRLLEDYRIDRKRITQLLLATVSGDFPTPPSSPLILPKLGLDGVGVLDLSAACAGFTSAVHVAAGLAQASDTDQLVIAADIRSKFLNKEDLATTALFGDGAASCLVSRNREQADFQLIASELAADASMADIIAIRAGGSRLPHHQNTDPAKVFLKMEHGATLFMKGVDNMSTAAARLLRRLELTLADVDWFVPHQANLHLIRTMTDKLGADRAKVVETVQFTGNTSGASVGIALAHLKEKLPLQPGQRILLISAGAGGASACALLRSL; encoded by the coding sequence ATGAGCTTCATGAGACCTGCGGAGCCGGTGTACCTGCTCGGGCCCAAGGCCTGGCTTCCCGAGCGCGTCGTTACCAACCAGGACGTGCTCGACTGGATGGGCACGCGCGCGCGTCCTAGCTGGATCACTCACCGCACCGGCGTCGAGCAACGGCACTGGGTCGAGGACAGCCAGGCCTGCAGCGACATCGCCGCGGCCGCAGCCACGCGCCTGCTGGAGGACTACCGCATCGACCGGAAGCGCATCACCCAGCTGCTGCTGGCCACCGTCTCCGGCGACTTCCCCACGCCTCCCAGCTCTCCGTTGATTCTCCCCAAGCTCGGGCTGGATGGAGTGGGCGTGCTCGACTTGAGCGCCGCCTGTGCGGGCTTCACCAGTGCGGTGCATGTCGCGGCGGGGCTCGCGCAGGCTTCGGACACGGATCAACTTGTCATCGCTGCGGACATCCGCTCCAAGTTTCTGAACAAGGAGGATCTGGCGACCACCGCGCTGTTTGGAGACGGTGCCGCGAGCTGTCTGGTCTCTCGGAACCGCGAGCAGGCGGACTTCCAGCTCATCGCGAGCGAGCTGGCAGCGGATGCCTCCATGGCGGACATCATCGCCATCCGCGCGGGCGGTTCCCGGCTGCCCCACCACCAGAACACCGACCCGGCGAAGGTGTTCCTCAAGATGGAGCACGGGGCCACGCTGTTCATGAAGGGCGTGGACAACATGTCCACTGCGGCGGCCAGGCTCCTGCGCCGCCTGGAGCTGACGCTGGCCGACGTGGACTGGTTCGTGCCCCACCAGGCCAACCTGCACCTCATCCGGACCATGACGGACAAGCTGGGCGCGGACCGGGCCAAGGTGGTGGAGACCGTGCAGTTCACCGGCAACACCTCGGGGGCCAGCGTGGGCATCGCGCTGGCGCACCTCAAGGAGAAGCTGCCGCTCCAGCCTGGGCAGCGCATCCTGCTCATCTCGGCCGGGGCGGGGGGGGCCTCGGCTTGCGCGCTCCTCCGAAGCCTGTAG